A stretch of Clostridium sp. BJN0001 DNA encodes these proteins:
- a CDS encoding phosphatase PAP2 family protein encodes MAKETYIKIFSFFSKSEKRKNFLIYANKVLTYIVYIMYPSLLIYLFLSKDTRFIKCIIIPAFSFIILTVFRKAINAKRPYEVFNIDPIIKRDKKGSSFPSRHVFSVFIIALMHYYIFKPIGIFLFIVGTLLALMRVLGGVHFLKDVFFGALIGILFGYIGLII; translated from the coding sequence ATGGCAAAAGAAACGTATATAAAAATCTTTTCTTTTTTTAGCAAATCAGAAAAGAGAAAAAATTTTCTCATCTATGCAAATAAAGTTCTTACATACATTGTTTACATAATGTATCCTTCTTTACTTATTTACTTATTTTTATCTAAGGATACACGATTTATAAAATGCATCATAATACCTGCATTTTCTTTTATAATATTAACCGTTTTTAGAAAAGCTATAAATGCAAAAAGACCATATGAAGTATTTAATATAGATCCAATTATTAAAAGAGACAAAAAAGGCAGCTCATTTCCAAGCCGCCATGTTTTTTCAGTATTTATAATTGCATTAATGCACTACTACATATTTAAACCTATTGGAATATTTCTATTTATAGTAGGAACACTCCTCGCTTTAATGCGTGTACTAGGGGGAGTTCATTTTTTAAAAGATGTATTTTTCGGTGCTTTGATAGGAATTTTATTTGGATATATAGGGCTTATAATTTAA
- the brnQ gene encoding branched-chain amino acid transport system II carrier protein yields the protein MNKLSKKDMVLISLMLFSLFFGAGNLIFPPFLGESAGTHSWVALAGFFVTAVGFPVMGVVAVAKSKGLMNLGARVSKVFALVFTVLIYLSIGPCLGIPRAGSLPFEMAVLPYLSQGFSVSLARFLYTLVFFSVALWLSFTPSKLVDRLGKVLTPLLLVLIALLFVASILKPMGAYDAPIGNYVTNALTQGFLDGYQTMDTIAALNFGIVISVAIKSRGVKNENAVVSYSIKAGIAAGTLLMAIYAVLCHLGASSGAQFAMTENGAETLTNVTNYIFGGYGAMFLAVVFTLACLTTSVGLVTSCSAYFSTLTSKVSYKMWTIILSVWSMVLANMGLTKILAVSVPVLTAIYPIAIMLILLAMIDKYFKSNYYVYKTAILFTGLASVVDALNGVNIKLGVVTELCTKLPLFNQGLCWVVPAFLGIVVGVLADNVSVLRSQKGEAVNYK from the coding sequence ATGAATAAATTATCAAAAAAGGACATGGTTTTAATAAGCTTAATGCTTTTCTCACTATTTTTTGGAGCAGGTAACCTTATTTTCCCACCGTTTTTAGGAGAATCGGCTGGAACACATTCATGGGTAGCTTTAGCAGGATTTTTCGTTACAGCAGTTGGATTTCCTGTTATGGGAGTTGTAGCAGTTGCAAAAAGTAAGGGACTTATGAACCTTGGAGCTAGAGTATCAAAAGTATTTGCGTTAGTATTTACTGTACTTATATATTTATCAATAGGTCCATGTCTTGGAATCCCAAGAGCTGGAAGTCTTCCTTTTGAGATGGCTGTACTTCCTTATTTATCACAAGGATTTTCAGTATCTCTTGCAAGATTTTTATATACTTTAGTATTCTTTTCAGTTGCATTATGGCTTTCGTTTACTCCATCAAAATTAGTAGACAGGCTTGGAAAAGTGCTTACACCATTACTTTTAGTTTTAATAGCACTACTTTTTGTAGCATCTATATTAAAACCAATGGGCGCATATGATGCTCCTATAGGAAATTATGTGACAAATGCATTAACTCAAGGATTTTTAGATGGTTATCAGACAATGGATACAATAGCCGCATTAAACTTTGGAATAGTAATCTCAGTTGCAATAAAGTCAAGAGGAGTAAAAAACGAAAATGCAGTAGTATCTTATTCAATAAAAGCAGGAATCGCAGCAGGTACACTTCTTATGGCTATATATGCAGTATTATGTCATCTTGGTGCATCATCAGGAGCACAATTTGCAATGACAGAAAATGGAGCAGAAACTTTAACAAATGTTACTAATTATATCTTTGGTGGATATGGCGCAATGTTTTTAGCAGTAGTATTTACACTCGCATGTCTTACAACATCAGTAGGTCTTGTAACATCATGTAGTGCTTATTTTTCAACACTTACAAGTAAAGTGTCTTATAAAATGTGGACAATAATCTTATCAGTATGGAGCATGGTTCTTGCAAATATGGGACTTACTAAAATACTTGCTGTTTCAGTTCCAGTACTTACAGCAATATATCCAATAGCTATAATGCTTATACTTCTTGCAATGATTGATAAATATTTTAAGAGTAATTACTATGTTTATAAAACAGCTATATTGTTTACAGGTCTTGCAAGCGTTGTTGATGCTTTAAATGGAGTAAATATAAAATTAGGAGTAGTTACTGAATTGTGTACAAAACTTCCTTTATTTAATCAAGGATTATGCTGGGTAGTACCTGCATTTTTGGGAATTGTAGTAGGAGTTTTAGCTGATAATGTATCAGTGCTTAGAAGTCAAAAAGGTGAGGCTGTAAATTATAAATAA
- a CDS encoding bile acid:sodium symporter family protein produces the protein MKFFEKLSDLVGKYMAVLVILVAALALFAPSSVSFIKTSYVSTLLGIVMFGMGLTLKLQDFKVVFSRPKDVIIGCIAQFTIMPLLAFLLTKIFNLPPELAVGVILVGTCPGGTSSNVMTYLSKGDVALSVGMTGVSTVFAPFLTPLLTYLLAGKSVDVNMLSMFLSIVKVVIVPIALGFVFNKFFEKFTQRVVRILPLISVTAIVAIVASVVSANSAKILTSSFVILAVVILHNVCGYVLGFTIGKVLKLDLTKCKAVSIEVGMQNSGLATSLAATHFAQYPLATIPGAVFSVWHNISGAIIANIYARTADSKED, from the coding sequence ATGAAGTTTTTTGAAAAATTAAGTGATCTTGTTGGTAAATACATGGCGGTATTAGTAATACTAGTTGCAGCACTTGCACTATTTGCGCCATCATCTGTAAGCTTTATTAAGACAAGCTATGTTAGTACACTTCTTGGAATTGTAATGTTTGGAATGGGGCTTACATTAAAGCTTCAAGATTTTAAAGTAGTGTTTAGTAGACCTAAGGACGTAATTATAGGATGTATAGCACAGTTTACAATAATGCCGCTTTTAGCATTTTTACTTACAAAGATATTTAATCTTCCACCAGAACTTGCAGTAGGAGTAATTCTTGTAGGAACATGTCCTGGAGGAACATCATCAAATGTTATGACATATCTATCAAAAGGAGATGTTGCTCTTTCAGTTGGAATGACAGGTGTATCAACAGTTTTTGCACCATTTTTAACACCGCTTTTAACTTATCTTTTAGCAGGAAAAAGTGTAGATGTTAATATGCTTAGTATGTTTTTATCGATAGTAAAAGTTGTAATAGTTCCAATAGCATTAGGATTTGTATTTAATAAATTCTTTGAAAAGTTTACTCAGAGAGTAGTAAGAATACTTCCACTTATATCAGTTACAGCAATAGTTGCAATAGTTGCATCGGTAGTATCAGCAAACTCTGCAAAGATACTTACAAGTAGCTTCGTTATACTTGCTGTTGTAATTCTGCACAATGTATGTGGATATGTACTTGGATTTACTATTGGAAAAGTTTTAAAACTTGACCTTACTAAATGTAAAGCAGTTTCAATTGAAGTAGGAATGCAGAATTCAGGACTTGCAACTTCACTTGCAGCAACACATTTTGCACAGTATCCTCTAGCTACAATACCAGGAGCAGTATTTAGCGTATGGCATAATATTTCAGGTGCTATTATAGCGAATATCTATGCAAGAACTGCTGATAGTAAAGAAGACTAA
- a CDS encoding STAS domain-containing protein, which yields MEIDIKDVDYKKYITLTGKLDSNCSNEVTEKILDTVRENPNIVIDMKNCTYLSSAGLRTLLTIGKTIKLKSGYMSIINLVDDVKEIMEMTGFSSIFKSFEK from the coding sequence ATGGAAATCGATATAAAAGATGTAGATTATAAAAAATATATAACGTTAACTGGAAAGCTTGATAGCAACTGTAGTAATGAAGTTACTGAAAAAATATTAGATACTGTTAGGGAAAATCCTAATATAGTAATTGATATGAAAAATTGTACTTATTTATCAAGCGCGGGACTTAGAACACTTTTAACTATTGGAAAGACAATAAAATTAAAAAGTGGGTATATGAGTATTATAAATCTTGTGGATGATGTAAAAGAAATTATGGAGATGACAGGATTTAGTAGTATATTTAAGTCTTTTGAAAAATAA